A stretch of the Leptotrichia sp. oral taxon 223 genome encodes the following:
- the rplM gene encoding 50S ribosomal protein L13, protein MSKYTVMQKKEEVVRNWYEIDAEGKVLGKLATEIAVRLMGKHKPSYTPHVDGGDFVIVLNADKIAVTGNKLLDKKYYRHSGYPGGLKVRNLEEMLQKQPTEVIRKAVERMLPKNKLGSQMINRLRLFTGTEHTHTAQKPERIEL, encoded by the coding sequence GTGAGTAAATACACTGTAATGCAAAAAAAAGAAGAAGTTGTAAGAAACTGGTATGAGATAGACGCAGAAGGAAAAGTGCTTGGAAAACTAGCTACTGAAATCGCAGTTAGATTAATGGGTAAACATAAGCCAAGCTACACACCGCACGTTGACGGAGGAGATTTTGTTATCGTATTAAACGCTGATAAAATTGCTGTAACGGGGAATAAATTATTAGACAAGAAATATTACAGACATAGTGGATATCCAGGTGGATTGAAAGTAAGAAATTTAGAAGAAATGTTACAAAAACAACCTACTGAAGTAATCAGAAAAGCTGTAGAAAGAATGTTGCCTAAGAACAAATTAGGAAGCCAAATGATTAACAGATTGAGATTATTCACAGGAACAGAACATACGCATACAGCGCAAAAACCAGAAAGAATAGAGTTATAG
- a CDS encoding nucleotidyltransferase domain-containing protein has translation MNKIIEQKLKEIEEKENIKIILAVESGSRAWGFASPDSDYDVRFIYVRETKEYLKLNEIRDVIEWQLDETLDISGWDIRKTLKLLYKTNPTLFEWCNSPIVYKKTEEFEELKNLLPQYFSPKKSLYHYLNMAKTTYREHLIGDKVRTKKYFYALRSLFAAKWIIDKNICPPMEFSKLLDEELKNEENIKVEVEIEKLLGKKIKMPEMDYSEKVEILNEYIEKNFEIVEEAISKINDKKHTWEELNEYFYKILK, from the coding sequence ATGAATAAAATTATTGAGCAGAAACTGAAAGAAATTGAAGAAAAGGAAAATATAAAAATTATTCTTGCTGTGGAATCTGGAAGTCGTGCTTGGGGATTTGCTTCGCCAGATAGCGATTATGATGTGAGATTTATTTATGTAAGGGAAACTAAGGAATATTTGAAACTTAATGAAATTCGGGATGTAATAGAATGGCAGCTTGATGAAACACTGGACATTAGCGGCTGGGATATAAGAAAAACATTAAAATTATTGTATAAAACAAATCCAACTTTATTTGAATGGTGTAATTCTCCAATTGTGTATAAAAAAACAGAAGAATTTGAAGAATTAAAAAATTTATTACCGCAATATTTTTCTCCTAAAAAAAGTTTGTACCATTACTTGAATATGGCAAAAACAACCTATCGTGAACATTTAATAGGAGATAAAGTAAGAACAAAAAAATATTTTTATGCCTTACGTTCTTTATTTGCTGCAAAATGGATAATTGACAAAAATATTTGTCCGCCAATGGAATTTTCAAAACTTTTAGACGAGGAATTAAAAAATGAGGAAAATATAAAAGTAGAAGTAGAAATAGAAAAATTATTAGGAAAGAAGATAAAAATGCCAGAAATGGATTATTCAGAAAAAGTGGAAATTCTTAATGAATATATTGAAAAGAACTTTGAAATAGTAGAAGAAGCGATTAGTAAAATAAATGATAAAAAACATACTTGGGAGGAATTAAATGAGTATTTCTATAAAATTTTGAAATAA
- a CDS encoding thiamine-binding protein — translation MGKKEINASIAIQLLPNVVGNEEIVRVVDEVIEFIKSKGLKMNVAPFETTIEGDFDELMEIVKECQVVAVKAGAEGVMSYVKINYKPKGDILKIDEKISKYNR, via the coding sequence ATGGGAAAAAAAGAAATTAATGCGAGTATTGCAATTCAGTTATTGCCAAATGTTGTGGGAAATGAGGAAATTGTAAGAGTTGTTGATGAAGTTATTGAATTTATTAAAAGCAAAGGGTTAAAAATGAATGTTGCTCCATTTGAAACGACGATAGAAGGGGATTTTGACGAGCTTATGGAAATTGTTAAGGAATGTCAAGTTGTGGCTGTGAAGGCGGGGGCTGAGGGTGTAATGTCGTATGTAAAAATAAATTATAAACCGAAAGGAGATATTTTAAAGATTGATGAAAAAATTTCAAAATATAACAGATAA
- a CDS encoding ABC transporter permease: MKKFQNITDKIAPSIIIAILLMIWQILSMVNIIPKFMLPSPFEVVKAFIYDFPLLMEHTKITLLEAFLGLGLGIILGFSVAVVMDRFEYAYKMIYPVLVITQTIPTVAIAPLLVLWLGYGILPKITLIVMTSFFPITIGLLDGFRSADKDMLNLLKTMGATPFQNFIHVKLPGSLGYFFAGLRISVSYSIIGAVVAEWLGGFSGLGVYMTRVRKSYSFDKMFAVIFLISAISLLLMYLVKKIQKWCMVWEK; encoded by the coding sequence ATGAAAAAATTTCAAAATATAACAGATAAAATTGCACCAAGTATTATTATTGCTATATTGCTGATGATTTGGCAAATTTTGTCAATGGTAAATATTATTCCAAAATTTATGCTGCCGTCGCCATTTGAAGTTGTAAAAGCGTTTATTTATGATTTTCCACTGCTTATGGAGCATACAAAAATTACTCTGCTTGAAGCATTTTTGGGGCTTGGGCTGGGAATAATTCTTGGATTTTCCGTGGCAGTTGTTATGGATAGGTTTGAATATGCGTATAAAATGATTTATCCTGTTTTGGTGATTACGCAGACAATTCCGACGGTTGCTATTGCGCCTCTTTTGGTACTTTGGCTGGGATATGGAATATTGCCCAAGATTACGCTTATTGTGATGACTTCGTTTTTTCCGATAACTATTGGGCTTCTGGATGGATTTCGTTCAGCTGATAAGGATATGTTAAATTTGTTAAAAACGATGGGAGCAACGCCATTTCAGAACTTTATTCATGTTAAATTGCCAGGCTCATTAGGATATTTTTTTGCAGGGCTTAGAATTTCAGTTTCATATTCTATTATTGGAGCGGTTGTGGCTGAATGGCTTGGTGGATTTAGCGGACTTGGAGTTTATATGACAAGAGTGAGAAAATCGTATTCATTTGATAAGATGTTTGCGGTAATTTTTCTTATTTCTGCAATAAGCCTGCTGCTTATGTATCTTGTAAAAAAAATACAGAAATGGTGCATGGTTTGGGAAAAGTAA
- a CDS encoding ABC transporter ATP-binding protein: MKKNKKLEIKDISISFENKKVLENVSIDLYENELVCILGVSGAGKTTLFNIIAGLLKPDCGNVKMNGEDITGKSGKISYMLQKDLLLPHKKIIDNVALPLVIRGENKNKAREIAKPYFKDFGLEGTENLYPSKLSGGMKQRAALLRTYLFSSEVALLDEPFSALDAITKHKIHSWYLNIMNKIKMSTLFITHDIDEAILLSDRIYILAGSPGKIVAEIKIDLKKIDNKEYNNEEITMSEEFIEYKREILKYL, translated from the coding sequence GTGAAGAAAAACAAAAAGCTTGAAATAAAAGATATTTCCATTTCTTTTGAAAATAAAAAAGTTTTGGAAAATGTTTCGATTGATTTGTATGAAAATGAGCTGGTTTGTATTCTAGGAGTGAGTGGTGCTGGGAAAACAACGTTGTTTAACATTATTGCAGGACTTTTAAAACCTGATTGTGGAAATGTGAAAATGAATGGAGAAGATATAACTGGAAAATCTGGAAAAATAAGCTACATGTTGCAAAAGGACTTGCTTTTACCTCATAAAAAAATTATTGACAATGTAGCACTTCCGCTTGTAATAAGAGGTGAAAATAAAAATAAGGCACGGGAAATTGCAAAGCCGTATTTTAAAGATTTTGGATTGGAAGGTACAGAAAATTTGTATCCAAGTAAACTATCAGGTGGAATGAAACAAAGGGCGGCATTGCTTAGAACATATTTATTTTCCAGTGAAGTTGCTCTTCTTGACGAGCCTTTCAGTGCATTGGACGCAATTACAAAGCATAAAATTCATAGCTGGTATCTGAACATAATGAACAAAATTAAGATGTCAACTTTGTTTATCACCCATGATATTGATGAGGCGATACTGCTTTCTGACAGAATTTATATTTTGGCAGGCAGTCCAGGTAAAATTGTCGCTGAAATAAAAATTGACTTGAAAAAGATTGACAATAAAGAATACAATAATGAAGAGATTACGATGTCAGAAGAATTTATTGAATATAAGAGGGAAATCTTGAAATATTTGTAA
- the rpsI gene encoding 30S ribosomal protein S9, which yields MAEKIQYLGTGRRKTSVARVRLVPGETGVTINGKDMREYFGGREILAKIVEQPLELTDTLNKYGVKVNVIGGGNTGQAGAIRHGVSRALLVADAELRGALKEAGFLTRDSRMVERKKYGKKKARRSPQFSKR from the coding sequence GTGGCAGAAAAAATTCAATATTTAGGAACTGGAAGAAGAAAAACTTCAGTAGCAAGAGTAAGATTAGTACCAGGTGAAACTGGAGTAACAATAAATGGAAAAGATATGAGAGAATATTTTGGTGGAAGAGAAATCTTGGCTAAAATAGTAGAACAACCATTAGAATTGACAGATACTTTAAACAAATACGGAGTAAAAGTTAATGTAATCGGTGGAGGAAACACAGGGCAAGCAGGAGCAATCAGACACGGTGTTTCAAGAGCTTTATTAGTAGCTGACGCTGAATTAAGAGGAGCTTTAAAAGAAGCAGGATTCTTAACAAGAGATTCAAGAATGGTTGAAAGAAAAAAATACGGGAAAAAGAAAGCAAGAAGAAGCCCACAATTTTCAAAAAGATAG
- a CDS encoding ABC transporter substrate-binding protein, giving the protein MKKISKILILCLILVLAVSCGKSKNNQKIKIVLDWVPNTNHTGLYVAKDLGYFKEEGLDVEIVQPPEGSTTALIGAGGAEFGISFQDTLAKSFAKKNPVPVTAVAAILQHNTSGIISLKEKGIDSPKKLEGKKYATWEDNIEQAILKKLVTDDKGDFSKVKLIPYTITDVVTGLKTDVDAVWVYYAWDGIATERAGLQTNFLKIRDYGEELDYYSPVIIANNDFLKKNPEIAKKVLKAIKKGYEYAMKNPEESAKILVKNSPELDINLVTASQNWISKEYQSDAKEWGIIDARRWNRFYEWLYKNKAVEREIPKNFGYSNEYLK; this is encoded by the coding sequence ATGAAAAAAATTTCAAAAATTTTAATTTTATGTTTAATCTTGGTTTTGGCTGTTTCGTGTGGAAAATCTAAAAATAATCAGAAAATAAAAATCGTACTGGACTGGGTACCAAACACTAATCATACAGGACTTTATGTGGCAAAAGACCTAGGGTATTTCAAGGAGGAAGGACTGGATGTGGAAATTGTGCAGCCGCCTGAAGGGAGTACAACGGCACTTATTGGAGCCGGAGGAGCAGAATTTGGAATAAGTTTTCAGGATACATTGGCAAAATCATTTGCAAAGAAGAATCCTGTACCAGTGACGGCTGTTGCAGCAATTCTTCAGCATAACACATCTGGAATTATTTCGTTAAAGGAAAAAGGCATTGATTCGCCAAAAAAACTGGAAGGTAAAAAATATGCCACTTGGGAAGACAATATTGAGCAGGCTATTTTGAAAAAATTAGTAACAGATGATAAAGGTGATTTTTCTAAAGTAAAATTAATTCCTTATACTATAACAGATGTTGTAACTGGCTTAAAGACTGATGTTGATGCTGTCTGGGTTTATTATGCGTGGGATGGAATTGCTACAGAAAGGGCAGGGCTTCAGACAAATTTTCTAAAAATTCGTGACTATGGAGAAGAACTTGACTATTACAGCCCTGTAATTATCGCAAATAATGACTTTCTGAAAAAAAATCCTGAAATTGCAAAAAAAGTTTTGAAGGCAATAAAAAAAGGGTATGAATACGCAATGAAAAATCCAGAGGAATCAGCAAAAATTTTGGTAAAAAATTCTCCAGAACTTGATATAAATCTTGTAACAGCTAGCCAAAATTGGATTTCTAAAGAATATCAGTCTGATGCAAAGGAATGGGGAATAATTGATGCAAGACGTTGGAACAGATTTTATGAATGGCTTTACAAAAATAAAGCTGTAGAGCGTGAAATACCAAAGAATTTTGGATATAGTAACGAGTATCTGAAATAG
- a CDS encoding EexN family lipoprotein: MKKMKFLVVVMISAVIFTACGNKYSVDNLKKNDKLLKETILKCKEKHDEKICKNVEQAQNELALEAWNKVKPEIKARLDKVSKAMEAGDFMAGMSEVPEKYLKYQADKSSMTVEQLKEMTKKVFDNLTKGMKVTKNNYDIENAKAGRTETGRNYAIIPTTIVMEVNGKSVETKGKSMAFEDENKWYIINFDKDFIFFIKGVYPDLAEVKAD; this comes from the coding sequence ATGAAAAAGATGAAATTTTTGGTGGTTGTCATGATTTCTGCAGTAATTTTTACAGCATGCGGAAATAAATACAGCGTTGATAATCTTAAAAAAAATGACAAGCTGTTGAAGGAAACAATTTTGAAATGTAAGGAAAAACATGATGAAAAGATTTGTAAAAATGTTGAGCAGGCACAGAATGAGTTGGCATTAGAGGCTTGGAATAAGGTAAAACCTGAAATTAAGGCAAGACTTGATAAGGTTTCAAAAGCGATGGAAGCTGGAGATTTTATGGCAGGAATGAGTGAAGTTCCAGAAAAATATTTGAAGTACCAAGCTGACAAATCTTCAATGACAGTGGAGCAATTAAAGGAAATGACAAAGAAAGTATTTGACAATTTAACAAAAGGAATGAAAGTTACAAAAAATAACTATGATATTGAAAATGCAAAAGCCGGAAGAACTGAAACAGGAAGAAATTATGCTATTATTCCTACAACGATTGTAATGGAAGTTAATGGAAAATCAGTGGAAACAAAAGGTAAATCAATGGCATTTGAAGATGAAAATAAATGGTACATTATTAATTTTGATAAAGATTTTATATTTTTCATCAAAGGTGTGTATCCTGATTTAGCAGAAGTAAAAGCAGATTAG